The segment TCGATTGCGCCGCATCCGTCACCCCGGTAATCAATCCCGTATCCTGCTGCGGCAACAAACCCTTCGGCACGATGACATACAACCAGATGGTTGCCACCAGGGTCGCAATCGCAACCAGCAGGGTGAAGAATTGATGCCGCATCACCCATTTCAACCCGCTCTCATACCAGTTGAGCATCCCTTGAAACATCCGCTCGGTGGCGTTGTAAAACCGCCCGTGTTTCTCCTGGCTCTCCGGCTTCAACAATCGCGCGCACATCATCGGCGTCAGTGTCAGTGACACGATCGCGGACACCACCACGGAGATGCTCAGCGTGATGGCAAATTCCCGGAACAATCGGCCCACAATTCCAGTCATGAACAAGAGTGGAATGAACACCGCAATGAGCGACACGCTCAGTGAAATAACCGTAAATCCGATTTGTCGCGCCCCTTTCAACGCCGCCTCCATCGGCGGCTCACCCATCTCGATGAAACGCACAATGTTCTCAATCATCACGATCGCATCATCCACCACAAACCCGGTCGCAATGGTCAAAGCCATCAGTGACAGATTGTCCAGCGTGAAACCAATCAGTTTCATCACACCAAATGTTCCAATGATGGCCAGCGGCAGCGCGACGCTCGGTATCACGGTCGCCCAAAATTTTCGCAGGAACACAAAGATCACCGCCACCACCAGCCCCACCGTCAATAACAGGGTGAACTGCACATCAGCAATGGAAGCCCGGATGGTTGTGGTGCGATCCGTGAGGATGTCGACTTTTACTGTGGGTGGTATCGACGCGCGCAACCTTGGCAATAACGCTTTAACCCGGTCGGCCGTTTCGATGATGTTCGCCCCGGGCTGCCGTTGAATGTCCAGTATGACTGCCGGCCTGTTATCCACCCAGCCCGCCAATCTCACATTCTCGACGTTATCAATGACCTGCCCGATGTCCCCCAGGCGCACCGGCGAACCGTTCTTGTACGCCACGATGACATTCTTGTACTCTTCCGCCGAAAAAATCTGGTCATTGGCTCCAATGGCATACGCCTGCCGCGCTCCATCAAAACTCCCTTTCGGGGCGTTCACATTGTTCTGCACCAGCGCCGTCCGGATATCCTCCATGCTGATGCCCAGGCCGGTGATCGCCGCCGGATTCACGCGCACCCGCACCGCCGGCTTTTGATTGCCTTCGATCGTCACCAATCCCACCCCGGCAACTTGACTTAACTTTTGCGCCAGCACCGTGTCCGCCAGGTCGTTTACCTTTTCCAACGGCAATGTATCCGAGGAAATTTCCAGTGTAATGATCGGGGTATCCGCCGGATTGACTTTGCTGTACGTCGGTGGGTTCGGCATTGTCTTGGGCAAATAACCGTTGGCCGCATTAATGGCCGCCTGCACGTCTTGTGCTGCGGCATCGATGTCCCGATCCAGGCCGAACTGCAACGTGATGCTGGAATTTCCGAAAGCGCTGATCGAGGTCATCTGCGATAGCCCGCTGATCTGCCCGAACTGCCGCTCCAGCGGCGTCGTCACTGACGATGCCATCACCTCCGGACTGGCTCCCGGATATTGTGCCGTGACCTGAATGGTTGGAAAATCCACCGCTGGCAACGCCGAGATCGGCAGCAGCACGTATCCGAGCAACCCCATCAACACCACACCCACCATGAGCAGCGCGGTTGCTACCGGACGTCGGATAAAAAGTTCAGAAATATTCACAGACTTATCGCCTTATTGCGGCTCAGAATTGGTCCTCCGATTTCCCGCCTTGCCGTCGCCAGGTTTCCCTTTCTGATAATTGCCAGGCTCTCCCCGCTTCTTATCAGCCTCGCCGCCGGTTTTCTGATCCCCCGTTCCACCAGTGGCCTGCCTGCCACCACCCTTGGTTTCTCCTGCCTGGCCTGCCTGGACTTTGGAACCGTTCTGCAACTTGTATTGGCCGTCTACCACCACATGTTCTCCAGCCTGCAAACCTTCGCTTATCAAGGCGATGCCATTGTCGATGCGGCCGACCTTAACGGGCTGCATCTTCACGGTTTGGTCATCATTGATGATGAATGCGAAAGCCCCCTCAGGCCCTTGTTGCACCACCGAGGCTGGCACCACCAGTCCGTTCGTTTGAACGGTAAGTAACAGCCGCGTATTTACGAACTGGCCCGGCCAAAGTTGCAGATCATCGTTCGGAAACGTGGCCTTCAATTTGATCGTGCCGGTGGTGGTATCGATTTGGTTGTCGATGACCGCCAGTTTGCCTTCCGCCAGCACCGTCTTGTTATCCCGCTCCACGGCCAACACTTTTAATTCTCCACTGGCCAGTTGTTGTTTGTGAATTTCGCCAAGATTTTGCTCCGGCAGTGTGAACATCACGGAAATGGGCTTGAGCTGTGTGATCACGACCAATCCGTTGGCATCGGTCGCATGCACAATATTACCGGCATCCACCACGCGAATGCCCGTCCTGCCAGCAATCGGTGATCTCACCGTTGTGTAGTTTAATTGTACTTGGGCGCTGTCAATCGCCGCCTGGTCCGCCTTGACGGCTGCATCAAGCTGGTCCACCAACGCTTTCGCCGTGTCGTCAATCGATTGGGCGACAATCTTCTGCTTTACCAATTCTTCATTGCGCTGGAGATCTATTTTGGCGTTGGCAAGTTGCGCTATGTCCTGGTTCTTCTTGGCTTCAGTCTGGCGCACTTGCGTCAGGAACGGCTGCGGATCAATCTCGGCCAATACTTCGTCCACAATCACATCCTGCCCTTCCTTGAAAGCGACTTTCTGCAATTGACCATCTACCCGCACATGTACCGTAACCGTATTCAAGGCCTGCACCGTCCCCAACCCATCCAGGTAAATCGGCACATCCTTTTGCTCCACAGTACCGGCAACCACGGGCACCGGCCCACCAGCACCCCGCCCTCCCGACCCGCCTTTTCCAGCCTGGTCCGTGGATGACTTCCGCTGATGTATCACCCAAAACACTCCCGCTCCCACGATCAGGATGAGGATCAGCCAGGTAAAGATGCTGCCCCCTAACGACTTGGGTCGCTGGCTTGGACTCGAATTGCGCCGCACTTGTATCGGCACCGTATGGCTTGGTGGCTGCTTGCTAGCTTTATCTTCCTGCATAACTATATGACCTTCAACTTTCCTAGAAGTTACAACTTACAGATTTCAAAATATGTTACATGTTGCTATTGTCAAAGGACGAAAACTAGAATAATTAAATTCAGTGCAAAGCTCTTCCCAGGACCATAATCGCAGTTTGATCCTTGAAACTGCCAAAACTCTCCTGCGCCGTTTTGGCGTGGATAAGCTCACAGTCATGGACATTGCACGGTCGTTGGATATGTCCCACGCCAATGTTTATCGCTTCTATAAAACTAAAGCGGAGATTCTGGATGCAATCATCGATGAATGGCTCTTGAAAGTGGAGTCTTTTGTCGAAAACATCGCCCAACGCCCCGTTTCCGCCACTGAACGCATTGAGGCTGTCGTCCTTGAATTGCACCGCAAACGCCGTGAAAAGCTGCTTGAAGATGCTGAATTTTATGAAACCTATCGGCGCGTGATTGAACTGCGACCCGATGTGGTGGCCAAACGCCGCGAAAAAATTCATAATGTCTTCAAAAAACTGGTGGAACAAGGCATTGAGAGTGGTGAGTTTACCTCGGCCGCCCCGGAGGAAGTGGCTACTGTTTTGAAGGATGCAACTTCGTTGTTTTTGCACCCATTGCTGATTCCAACCTGCCTGAACGAGGACACAGAACCCCGCGCTCGCGCCGTCGTTCGATACATTTTAGCTGGAATTTCCACCCAAAAGCCAAAATTATCGCCGATAATCGACGGCGTTTCAAATGCCGCCACCAACCTCATTCAGTAAGCTAAACTCCATGTCTCCCGGCTTCTTCCACTTTCGATTCAGCCCTGTTACAGTTTTGCCGTCCGACCGCGGGTCAGTAATTTTTATTTTCCTTTCCCTTAAACCAGCATATCATGCGCACCCGGCTTGAACCTCCGGGATATAATTGTTTGATAAACGAATCTTATGCCACTGACACATACTAAAGACCTGTTCGCCAAAGCTCTCAAAGGCAAATACGCCTTGGGCGCTTTCAACGTGAACAACATGGAACTGCTCCAGGCCATCATCGAAGCCTGCGAAGAGGAAAAAGCACCTGTAATGCTCCAAATCTCCAAGGGAGCCCGCCAGTATGCCAATCCCGTTTATCTCAAAAAGCTGATTGAAGCCGCTGTAAGCCTTTCCAATATCCCTATCGCGGTCCATTTGGACCACGGTGATTCCTTCGAACTCTGCAAGGAATGCATTGATGAAGGCTTCACCAGCGTGATGATCGATGCCTCGCACGATCCTTTCGAAAAGAACGTCGAAACCTGCCGCAAAGTTGTCGAATACGCTCACAAGCATAACTGCGTGGTGGAAGGCGAACTCGGCATGCTCGTCGGCGCCCAGCACGATGATGGCGAAGAAGGCGGTGCCTATTCCAAGGGCGGTGCCTACACTCACCCCGAGGAAGCAGTGCAGTTCGTGAAACAATCCGGCGTGGATTCCCTGGCCGTAGCCATCGGCAATTCCCACGGCGCTTACAAGTTCAAAGGCGAGCAACACCTCGACCTGGAACGTCTGAAAGCCATCAAGAAGGCGCTGATGGATGCCGGTCTCGGTGATTATCCGCTCGTGTTGCACGGCGCGTCCAGCGTGCCCAAGGATCTCGTCACGGAAATCAACAAATACGGCGGCAAGATGGGTGAGGAAACCGCTGGTGTTCCCGAAGCGGACATCGAAATCGCCCGCCGCGTCGGTTGCACCAAGGTCAACATTGACACCGACCTCCGCCTGGCCATGACCGCTGCCATCCGCAAAGCTTTCTTCGAAAATCCAAAAGAATTCGATCCTCGCAAATATATGGGCCCAGCCCGCACCAAGGTGAAAGACCTCGTTCGTCACAAGGTGCGCAATGTGCTCTGCTGCGCTGGACACGCTTTTGACTGATAGCAAGCACCCACTCCGCCCCCAACCTAACTGAAACGAAAGGCCGGTTCGCAAGAACCGGCCTTTTACTTTGTTTGGACTGCCATGTACTCTATTTGGCACCCCAACTCGCAAGCAAAGAGTCATCGTGTCACACATCGCTCGGCACAGTTTTTTGCCGAAATGTGCCATTATGGCTCTTTTCATACTGTTTGCAACATAAGCATATTTACCCAAATAATTATCGATTAACAACTTACAGTTTCGCAATCTGTCCGCCAGTGAGCTGGCATGCCTAAAGCTAAATAGACGTTGTAACGATTTATAACCCTACAGAAAGGATTAAGAGATATATGAATAACTTAACAAGATGGCAGCGGCCGGATCTCTCAGCCTGGCCCACGTTTGGCAAACTGTTTGGTCTGCGCAACGAATTAGAACGTTTATTTGACGTGCCGTTTTCGGAACTCG is part of the Pedosphaera parvula Ellin514 genome and harbors:
- a CDS encoding multidrug efflux RND transporter permease subunit; its protein translation is MNISELFIRRPVATALLMVGVVLMGLLGYVLLPISALPAVDFPTIQVTAQYPGASPEVMASSVTTPLERQFGQISGLSQMTSISAFGNSSITLQFGLDRDIDAAAQDVQAAINAANGYLPKTMPNPPTYSKVNPADTPIITLEISSDTLPLEKVNDLADTVLAQKLSQVAGVGLVTIEGNQKPAVRVRVNPAAITGLGISMEDIRTALVQNNVNAPKGSFDGARQAYAIGANDQIFSAEEYKNVIVAYKNGSPVRLGDIGQVIDNVENVRLAGWVDNRPAVILDIQRQPGANIIETADRVKALLPRLRASIPPTVKVDILTDRTTTIRASIADVQFTLLLTVGLVVAVIFVFLRKFWATVIPSVALPLAIIGTFGVMKLIGFTLDNLSLMALTIATGFVVDDAIVMIENIVRFIEMGEPPMEAALKGARQIGFTVISLSVSLIAVFIPLLFMTGIVGRLFREFAITLSISVVVSAIVSLTLTPMMCARLLKPESQEKHGRFYNATERMFQGMLNWYESGLKWVMRHQFFTLLVAIATLVATIWLYVIVPKGLLPQQDTGLITGVTDAAQSISFKAMVAKQREVADIVARDPDVVSVASFVGGGSVNATVNSGRLYINLKPRDERKAGANEVISRLREATKDIQGISLFMQSVQDVQIDSRVSRTQYQYTLEDADEAELGEWAPKLLEKLRDLPELADVASDQQTGGLQASINVDRNKASRYNIIPQAIDDTLYDAFGQRQVSTIFTQLTQYRVVLEAEPGFQLTPASLEKIYVKSTTGQMVPLSAFAQVQTRTAPLAITHEGQFPAVTLSFNLSPGGSLGAAVKAIQQAEKDIGLPETVVPTFSGSAAEFRSSLKSEPFLILAAVVVIYIVLGVLYESYIHPITILSTLPSAGVGALLALLIFGMDLSLIALIGIILLIGIVKKNAIMMIDFALEAERDEKLPPEESIYKACLLRFRPIMMTTMAALLGALPLALGNGTGSELRKPMGIAIVGGLLVSQFLTLYTTPVIYLYLDRFGARVQRWRARHGVPSGEEALAAGGLKPVAVGGSNPEKQ
- a CDS encoding efflux RND transporter periplasmic adaptor subunit; translated protein: MQEDKASKQPPSHTVPIQVRRNSSPSQRPKSLGGSIFTWLILILIVGAGVFWVIHQRKSSTDQAGKGGSGGRGAGGPVPVVAGTVEQKDVPIYLDGLGTVQALNTVTVHVRVDGQLQKVAFKEGQDVIVDEVLAEIDPQPFLTQVRQTEAKKNQDIAQLANAKIDLQRNEELVKQKIVAQSIDDTAKALVDQLDAAVKADQAAIDSAQVQLNYTTVRSPIAGRTGIRVVDAGNIVHATDANGLVVITQLKPISVMFTLPEQNLGEIHKQQLASGELKVLAVERDNKTVLAEGKLAVIDNQIDTTTGTIKLKATFPNDDLQLWPGQFVNTRLLLTVQTNGLVVPASVVQQGPEGAFAFIINDDQTVKMQPVKVGRIDNGIALISEGLQAGEHVVVDGQYKLQNGSKVQAGQAGETKGGGRQATGGTGDQKTGGEADKKRGEPGNYQKGKPGDGKAGNRRTNSEPQ
- a CDS encoding TetR family transcriptional regulator — its product is MQSSSQDHNRSLILETAKTLLRRFGVDKLTVMDIARSLDMSHANVYRFYKTKAEILDAIIDEWLLKVESFVENIAQRPVSATERIEAVVLELHRKRREKLLEDAEFYETYRRVIELRPDVVAKRREKIHNVFKKLVEQGIESGEFTSAAPEEVATVLKDATSLFLHPLLIPTCLNEDTEPRARAVVRYILAGISTQKPKLSPIIDGVSNAATNLIQ
- a CDS encoding ketose-bisphosphate aldolase, whose product is MPLTHTKDLFAKALKGKYALGAFNVNNMELLQAIIEACEEEKAPVMLQISKGARQYANPVYLKKLIEAAVSLSNIPIAVHLDHGDSFELCKECIDEGFTSVMIDASHDPFEKNVETCRKVVEYAHKHNCVVEGELGMLVGAQHDDGEEGGAYSKGGAYTHPEEAVQFVKQSGVDSLAVAIGNSHGAYKFKGEQHLDLERLKAIKKALMDAGLGDYPLVLHGASSVPKDLVTEINKYGGKMGEETAGVPEADIEIARRVGCTKVNIDTDLRLAMTAAIRKAFFENPKEFDPRKYMGPARTKVKDLVRHKVRNVLCCAGHAFD